A genome region from Methanofollis sp. UBA420 includes the following:
- the npdG gene encoding NADPH-dependent F420 reductase, with protein MKVGIIGGTGGIGQGMALRLSQNHTVYIGSRLEEKAQAACEMCSYALKVLGLPFDLIPTTNQGVVDQADVVVFSIPAENLERTIESLQGLEGKTIISLMNPMVRADFFKYNPPAEGSAAQQLQKLLPQSKVVAAFNNIPAGKWQKLSEPLDYTVCVCSDHADAKTEVMELVNSISELKALDAGPLAVSPYVEAITPLVINIARFSKKRDVGVYFK; from the coding sequence ATGAAAGTAGGAATCATCGGTGGTACCGGTGGCATCGGACAGGGCATGGCATTGCGGCTCTCCCAGAACCATACGGTCTATATCGGATCCAGGCTTGAGGAGAAGGCTCAGGCGGCCTGCGAGATGTGCAGTTACGCGCTCAAAGTGCTCGGTCTCCCCTTCGATCTCATCCCGACCACGAACCAGGGCGTCGTCGACCAGGCCGATGTCGTCGTGTTCTCGATCCCGGCAGAGAACCTGGAGAGGACGATCGAGTCCCTCCAGGGCCTCGAGGGCAAGACGATCATCAGCCTGATGAATCCGATGGTCAGGGCCGACTTCTTCAAGTACAACCCGCCAGCAGAGGGTTCGGCCGCCCAGCAACTCCAGAAACTCCTGCCGCAGTCAAAGGTGGTCGCCGCCTTCAACAACATCCCGGCCGGGAAGTGGCAGAAACTCTCCGAACCCCTCGACTACACGGTCTGTGTCTGTTCCGACCATGCCGATGCCAAGACAGAGGTCATGGAGCTCGTCAACTCGATCTCCGAGTTGAAGGCACTGGATGCCGGGCCCCTCGCCGTCTCCCCGTACGTTGAGGCGATCACACCTCTCGTCATCAACATCGCCCGTTTCAGCAAAAAGCGGGATGTCGGCGTCTACTTCAAATAA
- the nuoE gene encoding NADH-quinone oxidoreductase subunit NuoE codes for MSNYTHFILIHGGFETTETQEHIPTVQQIVGAYPREPRYLLAALQDIQAHYSYISVESMRSVAEHLGVPESRVFSVATFYKALSLVPQGKKVVKVCNGTACHLRGAPGLVGALEKALGIKNGETTPDGIFTIQTVNCLGACAMAPVIMINDRVYGKVTISRIPEILEEERQDALHND; via the coding sequence TTGAGTAATTATACCCATTTCATACTGATACACGGAGGGTTTGAAACGACAGAGACACAGGAACATATACCGACGGTGCAGCAGATCGTCGGGGCCTACCCCCGGGAACCCAGGTATCTGCTTGCGGCGTTGCAGGATATTCAGGCTCACTACAGTTATATCTCGGTCGAATCGATGCGGTCGGTTGCTGAACATCTCGGTGTCCCTGAAAGCCGTGTTTTCAGCGTCGCCACATTCTACAAGGCCCTGAGCCTCGTTCCCCAGGGGAAGAAGGTCGTCAAGGTCTGCAACGGGACCGCGTGCCATCTGCGTGGGGCTCCCGGCCTTGTCGGGGCACTGGAAAAGGCGCTTGGTATCAAGAACGGTGAGACGACCCCTGACGGGATCTTTACCATCCAGACCGTGAACTGCCTTGGCGCGTGTGCGATGGCACCGGTCATCATGATCAACGACCGGGTCTACGGGAAGGTGACCATCTCCCGGATCCCGGAAATTCTTGAGGAGGAGAGGCAAGATGCACTTCACAACGATTAA